The region TCGCTCTCGGTGGTGTTCGAGAATCACCCGTGCGCGGCCTGCCGGGTCGTCGATAGGGTCACGATGGCCAGGGTAGACGCGGTCCCAATCTCGGTCGATGATTTCGAGAAGACTCCCGACGTAGCTCGCCAGCGGCGCCTCGACTCGCACGTCGGCACCGCCGACGTTCGGCGTGTATTTCGGGAGGATGGCGTCGCCGACGAACGCCTGCTGTTCGCCCTCGCGCTCAACAGCGAAGGCGGTGAGGCCCGCCGCGTGGCCCGGGAGGTGAACTGCTTCGAGTTCGAGACCGTTTACCTCGAACCAATCGCCTCCTTCGAACGGCGTCACATCGACTGTCTCGCCACGGAGGTCGGCGTGGCCTTCGAGGAACGAGATCAACTCCTCGCGTGGGCCGTCCGGAATCTGCCACTCTTCGAACTTCTCCTGCTGGAGGGTCTGCTCCTCGATGAGCGACTCGCTGTCGCCGGCGACCAGCGGTGCGTCGGCCTTGTGAACGTGGACAGTGGCCTCACTCTGTTGCTGGATGTGGCCGGCGAGGCCAGCGTGGTCGTAGTGCCAGTGCGTGAGGAAGACGCGGTCGATATCCGCGTAGGTGAGCCCCAGTTCCGCAAGCTCCGCTGCCAGTTCTGTGCGGGTCTCCGCCGTCGCGACGCCCGTATCCACGAGCACCGTCTCCTCGCCGCGAAGGACGTAGACGTTGTTCAGCCCCTCAAAAACTGTGTTCCCCAGCCGAATACGCTCCATACGTCGATTCCTCGTCGCCCGACCAAGAGGGTTCGCACTTTGTCTGGGTCGCGTCGGTGCGGTAGATTCAAACCCGAACTGGCTGTAACGCCAGACAGCAATGCCGACGGACCTCTATGACGTCCTCGGTGCCCCCGCTGACGCCTCTGCAGAGGAACTGAAACGCGCCTATCGCGGCCGTGTCCGGGAGTACCACCCGGACGTGAATGACGACCCGGACGGCGACGAGCAGTTCAAACTCATCCGGATCGCCAACGAGGTGCTTTCCGAACCCGCCGAGCGGAAGGATTACGACCGGCTTGGCCACCGCGAGTACGTCGAGAAACACCTCGACGACGAGCTTCCGCCGTTCGCTGTCCTCCCGGAGTTCGAGGAGGCCGACGACATCCCGACGAGCGGGAGTGAGTCGAGCACTGACAGCTCCACTGCGACTCCTGGTGCGGAGACGACGAACTCCGGAACGGCATCGCGGTCCTCCACCAGGACGTCCACGAGTGCGAACAGCAGTTCGACCAGTCAGTGCAGCCGCCGAAATCGATCCTCTGGAACGTCAAGCAGGACGAGCACCAGCCAGTCTGGCTCCGCCAACGCCTCAGCAACGAGCAAGGACACGGATACGAGTCGGTCGAGCCGAAACACCGCTGCAGGTGCTGACCGCTCGGAATCGTCACAATGGGACAACGTGGCCGACGGGAGGACGAGCCGCAGCCGATCCACCTCGTCGACATCTGTGGGCGTCCGGCGGCGCCGTGGGCTCCGACGCTGGTACGTGGTGGTGGTCATCGCGCTGCTCACTTATGTGGGTGGCCTCGGTGGGTACCTGCTGCAGCACCGTCAAGCAGCCGAGGGGGTCCTTACTGACCTCTCGACAGCGCCCGTCGCGACACTTTTGGGTGCATTTCCGTTGGTGTCGCCGACAACGTACGTTGTCGCGGCTGCAGAGCGTGTCACTGCGGGTGAGCCAGGACTCTCACTCCTCTTCCTCGTTGGGGTGGGCCTGCTCCCGCTCGTCGTGCTGACCGCGGTGGCGCAGTTCGGGCAGGGGAGCGCGTGGGCCTACGCGCTCGTTTCACTCGGGCCGGTTGCGACGCTCGCTACATACCCGTTCGTGTCCCTTCCGACGGCAGCCGTGCTGGTCGGGCTGGTGGTGCTCCCGCTGATTAGCGGGTTCGGCTTCCTTGTGGATGTCGGTCGGTATCTGCTAGCGACCCGGTGAGGTGTCGTCGGGTGCCGGTGCTCGCTATCGTACGTAGTAGGACTCGCCACCAGGAAGAAACCGTCCGAGGTCGCTTTCGCGACGGAAATCAGTCGATTGGAGCTCCAGCAGTGACTCGACAAGTCGTTCCGCTTCGTCGTCATCCCACTCCACGGGGTCGGCGATAGGGAGCACGAGCCAGCCGCTCCCCAGCAGCTCCTGCCCGTGAAGCCGGGCCATGTTGATATCCGTCCGGTGGGCCTGCGCAGTGAACTCTCGGAGGACGTGTCGGGTCGCGCGCTCGCCGACCGGGAGCAAGACATGTGCGGCGATTGCTCGGAGTTCGGCGTCGAAATAGCGGTCCATATCTGCGTACTCGGCCGCAGTCACCTCGCCCTCGGGAACGCACATGTGGAGGTACGAGAGAAACGTTCGATTGACTTCTGGCTCGTCGCCCACGGTGCGGAGCAGTCCTGCCTCTCGGAGAGCCGCTTGCAGCCGTTCGGCCGCAGCTGTCCCCGTAAACGGGACGCCAGTCTCGACGCCGCCGTGGACGCCGGGGTGGTCGCCGACGACGTGGAAGTCGGCGTTGGCGTCGCCGTATCCCGGGACGAACTGCTCGCAGTCGGGTTCCATCCCGAACGGATTGCGGATGCGGTCGGTGACGTTTGGCACGGCAATTGGTAGCTTGGGCGGGAAGTTAGCTGCCGCGGTCCGGCGCCGACCATCGGAATAGCCAAAGGGCCGCGCCGCACACTCAGGGGCAAATGGCTCTGGAAGAGGAGGCGACGGAGCGCCTCGCGGATATCGTCACGCTCCAGCCGACCAAGAACAAGGAGTTGCAGGACCGCTGGGGGATGGACTCCGGCAGCGAGGTCCACCAGTATCTCGAGAACGAACTCAAGGAGTACTACTACCGGGACGACGACAGCCTCATCCGCGCGACTGCGGAGGGTGTCGACCTCGTCGACGTGGAACCGGCCGTTCCACCGGAGGAGGAAGGCGGAATCCCCGATCTCGTCCGCGTTCCGGAACTCCACGCTCACATCCTCGACGTGCTAGCTGGCCCTGAGGAGCGCTCCGAGAGCGTCGTGAGCGTGCTCGGAAAGCTCCGAGAGGCGTTCGATATCGACCCTGACGTGGAGGACGTCCGAAGCGCGCTCCAGAGCCTCAAACGGAAGAACGTCGTCGAGGTTGAGTACCGCACGGTCCCGACCTTCCGGCTGGCGGTCGAGCGTGATGCGTTCGAGGTCGAAACGATTGACGACTGACCCTTAGCCGTTCGGCGACGCCGCTACGACTTCCGGCTCGTCTGAAACTGTATAGACCAGCCAGAAGACGCCTGTCGCGAAGATGACGAACACCGACGCCGTCAGGAACGCCTCGGCGGTCCCGACGAAGTCCTTTATCAGTCCAACACCGATCGGACCCACTGTCTGCCCGACCTTCCAGGAGATCGAGCGCAAGGACATCGCACTCGCCACTGAGTCGTACTTCTCACCTTCCTCGACGAACAGCGCCATGCTGGCCGGGAGCCGGATGGAGTCCCCGATCCCGAGCACGGCATAGGCCAGAAACAGCACGATGAAGCCGCCGCCCAGCACCTGGCCACGGCCGAGATAGCCGAAGTGAAACCGCCCGACCACCTCCTCGACCGGAATCGAGAGGGGAATCAGCGCGACCCCGAGGCCGTAGACCAACGCGCCGACGGCGACGAATTTCGCGCGATTTCCGTATTGGTCCGTGATGTCGCCGATGTAGCCCTGTAACAGCGCCTTGGTAATCTTCCCGCCGGCGAGAATCCAGCCGATCGCGAACGCACCAATACCGAACTCACGGCGTGCGAGGATGGGGAGGAAAATGATGACCGCCATCTTCCCCACTGAAAAGGAGAGCCGAAACAGGACTAATGCTCGAACCATCGGCAGGTCGATAAGGTTCCTGAGCGCCTCAGCCCCGGACTCTGCACCGCTGCTCTCGACGCCGCCG is a window of halophilic archaeon DL31 DNA encoding:
- a CDS encoding zn-dependent hydrolase, glyoxylase (KEGG: hbo:Hbor_22230 zn-dependent hydrolase, glyoxylase), which encodes MERIRLGNTVFEGLNNVYVLRGEETVLVDTGVATAETRTELAAELAELGLTYADIDRVFLTHWHYDHAGLAGHIQQQSEATVHVHKADAPLVAGDSESLIEEQTLQQEKFEEWQIPDGPREELISFLEGHADLRGETVDVTPFEGGDWFEVNGLELEAVHLPGHAAGLTAFAVEREGEQQAFVGDAILPKYTPNVGGADVRVEAPLASYVGSLLEIIDRDWDRVYPGHRDPIDDPAGRARVILEHHRERTENILDVLDRHGACDAWTVSQHLFGELEKIHILHGPGEAFAHLDHLESHGVVEKVANEYELVEPGVDVDGLFPEP
- a CDS encoding heat shock protein DnaJ domain protein (KEGG: hbo:Hbor_22210 DnaJ-class molecular chaperone with C-terminal zn finger domain~PFAM: Heat shock protein DnaJ, N-terminal~SMART: Heat shock protein DnaJ, N-terminal), encoding MPTDLYDVLGAPADASAEELKRAYRGRVREYHPDVNDDPDGDEQFKLIRIANEVLSEPAERKDYDRLGHREYVEKHLDDELPPFAVLPEFEEADDIPTSGSESSTDSSTATPGAETTNSGTASRSSTRTSTSANSSSTSQCSRRNRSSGTSSRTSTSQSGSANASATSKDTDTSRSSRNTAAGADRSESSQWDNVADGRTSRSRSTSSTSVGVRRRRGLRRWYVVVVIALLTYVGGLGGYLLQHRQAAEGVLTDLSTAPVATLLGAFPLVSPTTYVVAAAERVTAGEPGLSLLFLVGVGLLPLVVLTAVAQFGQGSAWAYALVSLGPVATLATYPFVSLPTAAVLVGLVVLPLISGFGFLVDVGRYLLATR
- a CDS encoding uracil DNA glycosylase (KEGG: hvo:HVO_1038 uracil DNA glycosylase), encoding MPNVTDRIRNPFGMEPDCEQFVPGYGDANADFHVVGDHPGVHGGVETGVPFTGTAAAERLQAALREAGLLRTVGDEPEVNRTFLSYLHMCVPEGEVTAAEYADMDRYFDAELRAIAAHVLLPVGERATRHVLREFTAQAHRTDINMARLHGQELLGSGWLVLPIADPVEWDDDEAERLVESLLELQSTDFRRESDLGRFLPGGESYYVR
- a CDS encoding hypothetical protein (KEGG: htu:Htur_1384 hypothetical protein), translated to MALEEEATERLADIVTLQPTKNKELQDRWGMDSGSEVHQYLENELKEYYYRDDDSLIRATAEGVDLVDVEPAVPPEEEGGIPDLVRVPELHAHILDVLAGPEERSESVVSVLGKLREAFDIDPDVEDVRSALQSLKRKNVVEVEYRTVPTFRLAVERDAFEVETIDD